The genome window GCTTGAGTTTTCTTTAATCTCTATAAAAGGATTTTCTTTAGCAAATTCATCTAAGCTTTCTTTTAGATCTTCAATATTAGCTTGCAATATAGGAAGCCAAGATCTTAAGGTTTGTGATAGTTTTGCTTTTTGTGTTATAGAGGTTTTTTGTTTAAGCATTATTCAAGTCTAAACTCACTTCCAAGATAGTATTTTTTAACATCTTCATTATGTGCAATTTCATTAGCATTGCCACTAGCTAGCAACCTTCCGCTTCTAATCACATAAGCTCTATCGCAAATTGCTAGAGTTTCTCTTACATTATGATCAGTGATCAAAACACCTATATTCATAGCCTTTAAATCATTAATCAAACTTTGAATTTCACTCACTGCGATAGGATCAACCCCAGCAAATGGTTCATCAAGAAGTAAAAATTTAGGATCACACATAAGTGATCTTGCGATTTCACAACGCCTTCTTTCACCCCCACTTAAACTCATACCTTTTCTATGTCTAATAGGTTCTATGCTAAGTAATTCTAGCATTTGCTCTATCTTTTGTTCTAATAAATTTTTATCCTTATATATTACTTGGGCGGCTAAAAGTAAATTTTCTTCCACACTTAAATCTTTAAAAACACTACTTTCTTGAGGTAAATACCCAATACCAAGCTTTGCTCTTTTATTAAGCGGTTCTTTCGTGATATCTTGTGAGTCTAAAAACACCTGCCCGCTTGTTGGTAAAATAAGCCCACATATCATATAAAAACTTGTAGTTTTTCCTGCTCCATTAGGCCCTAAAAGTCCTACTACTTCCCCGCTTTGTACTTCTAGTGAAACATCGTGTATGATTTTAGTTTTTTTAATGATTTTTTCTAAATTTCTAGCTTCTAGCTTACTCATGTATTATATACTTTCTTTTATTTTCATAAGGAATGATTTGTAAAATTATATTAAAAATTTGATATTTATCTAAGTATTTTTTTAATTTTTCATCACCCCATTCTACTAAATGCAAACCCTCTTCAAAAAAATTTTCAATCAAACCATTTTTTAAAAGTCCATCAAAACCTTCTTGATAAATATCATAATGATACATTTTGCCTTGTTGAAAATCATATTCTTGCATGATAGAAAATGTAGGAGAATTAAGCGTTTTTTCTACTCCAAGAAATTGAGCATAATTTTGAACCAAAGTGGTTTTACCACTTGCTAATTCCCCTTGAAGTAAAATAACTCCATTTTTAGGTAAAATTTCACAAAGCTTATAAAGCTCATTTTGACTTAAAATCATTTCTTTCATTGAATTTTTACCACATATTTTTCTTGCATAGCTTTTGGTATGCTTTTAGTTGTTGGTATGTCTAAGACTTTATAGATATTAGTATATTCTATAAATTTAATGCTTATTTCATCACCAATTTTTACTTCTTTACTAGCTTTAACCACTTGATTGTTTATACTTACTACGCCACTTTTACACATATCTTCTGAAATAGCACGACGCTTAGTAATATTAACTACATTTAAAAACTTATCTATTCTCATAAAAATATTTTATCAAAAAATACAAGAAAATGTTATAAAATGTCTAAATATTTTACATTATATTAAGCTAAATTCGTTAAATTTTAAAATTATTTTTACAAAGAGGAAAGACAATGAAAAAAGATATCAAAAAAGTGGTTTTAGCATATTCTGGTGGACTTGACACAAGTATAATTTTAAAATGGTTGCAAGATGAGTATAAATGTGAAGTGGTAACTTTCACAGCAGATATTGGACAAGGTGAAGAGCTTGAGCCTGCTAGAAAAAAAGCTCTTTCTTTAGGCGTAAAAGAAGAAAATATTTTTATTCAAGATTTAAAAGATGAATTTGTAAAAGATTATGTATTTCCTATGTTTAGAGCAAATGCTATTTATGAAGGAGAATATTTACTGGGTACAAGCATAGCAAGACCTTTGATAGCAAAAGCTTTAGTAGAAATAGCAAATAAAACAAGTGCAGATGCCATCAGCCATGGAGCAACTGGTAAGGGAAATGATCAAGTGCGTTTTGAATTAGGTGCTTTGGCACTAAATCCAAACTTAGCCATCATTGCTCCTTGGAGAGAATGGGATTTAAATAGCCGTGAAAAACTTTTGGCTTATGCGCAAAAACATGGCATTGATATAGCTAAAAAGCCAGGTAAATCACCTTATTCTATGGATGCAAATTTATTGCATATTTCTTATGAAGGTTTAGTGCTTGAAGATCCTGCGGCTAAACCCGAAGCAGATATGTGGCGTTGGGTGAAAGATTTAAAAGAAACTCCAAATGAAAGTGAAGTGATAGAGCTTGAGTTTAGTAAAGGCGATTTGTGTGCTATTAATGGAGAAAAAATGTCTCCTGCACAGCTTTTAGCAAAACTTAATGAGCTTGGTGTAAAACATGGTATAGGTCGTCTTGATATTGTTGAAAATCGCTATGTTGGTATGAAAAGTAGAGGTTGTTATGAAACTCCAGGTGGAAGTATACTTTTAAAAGCACACCGTGCTATAGAAAGTATCACTCTTGATAGAGAAGCAGCACATTTAAAAGATGAATTAATGCCAAAATATGCAAGTTTGATTTATAATGGCTATTGGTTCTCACCTGAAAGATTAATGCTTCAAGCCTTAATTGATGAGTCACAAAAATATGTAAATGGTAAAGTTAAACTTGAATTATATAAAGGTAATGTGATGGTAATAGGCAGAGAAAGTGCGAATGATAGTTTATTTAGTGAGGCTTATTGTACTTTTGAAGAAGATGCTGTGTATGATCAAAAAGATGCAGCAGGTTTTATAAGATTAAATGCTTTAAGATTTATTATCGCAGGTAAAAATGGAAGAAAATTTTAAAAAAGGAAAACAATGAAAGTATTATTAATCAAAGATGTAAAAAGCTTAGGAAAAGCAGGAGAAGTTAAAGAAGTAAAAGATGGATATGGGCAAAATTTTTTAATTGCCAAAGGTTTTGCTAAAGCTGCTACACATGAAGTTTTAAAACAATATGAAGCAGAGCAAAAGAAAAAGGCAGAAAATTTAAGATTTGAGCTTGCAAATTTGGAAAAATTAAAAGAAGAATTATCTAAAATCACTATTTGTATAGCTAAGCCTGTAGGAGCTAATGGAAGCTTGTTTGGCGGGGTTACTAAAGATGAAATCGCTCATGCGCTAAAAGAACAAAAAGGCATAGAGCTTGATAAAAAAAGCTTAGAATGTGATACTATAAAAGAACTTGGTGTGCATGAAATTTCAGCAAAATTAGGCCATGCAATTCATGCTGTATTTAAGCTAGAAGTTAAAGGAGAATAATGTTTCACGCAACTACAATTTTAGCTTATAAAGGTAAAAATAAGTCTGTAATTGGTGGAGATGGACAAGTAAGTTTTGGAAATACTGTTTTAAAAAATAATGCAGTTAAAATTAGAAAGTTAAACAATGGAAAAGTATTAGCAGGCTTTGCAGGAAGCACTGCTGATGCTTTTAATCTTTTTGATATGTTTGAAAAACTACTTTCTAGTTCTAAGGGTGATTTATTAAAAGCTGCAATAGATTTTTCAAAAGAATGGCGTAAGGATAAATATCTAAGAAAACTTGAAGCAATGATGCTAGTGTTAGATAGAAATCATATATTTTTACTTTCAGGAACTGGAGATGTAGTTGAGCCTGAAGATGGCGCTATAGCAGCTATTGGAAGTGGTGGCAACTACGCGCTTTCTGCTGCAAGAGCTTTAGCTAAACACTCAAGTTTAGATGAGGAAGAATTAGTTAAAGAAAGCTTGCAAATAGCTGGTGAAATTTGCATTTATACAAATACAAATATTAAAACTTATGTAATTGAGGATGATAAATGAATTTAACTCCAAAAGAGATTGTGAAATTTTTAGATGATTATGTAATTGGACAAAAAAATGCCAAAAAAATCATAGCAATTGCTTTAAGAAATCGTTATAGAAGAATGCAGCTTAGTCCTGAACTTCAAGATGATATCATGCCAAAAAATATTTTAATGATAGGATCAACTGGAGTTGGTAAAACAGAGATTGCAAGACGCCTTGCTAAGATGATGGGACTTCCTTTTGTAAAAGTTGAAGCAAGTAAATATACTGAAGTTGGTTTTGTTGGGCGTGATGTAGAAAGTATGGTTAGAGATTTGGCTAATGCTGCTTTAAATTTAGTAAAAAATGAAGAAAAAGAAAAAAATAAAGAAAAGATTAATGAATTTATAGAAAATAAGATTTTAGAAAAACTTTTACCGCCCTTACCAAAAGGTGTTAGCGAAGAAAAACAAGAAGAGTATCAAAATTCTTTAGAAAAAATGCGCGTGAAATTAAAAGCTGGTGATTTAGATAATAGCACAATAGAAGTTGAAATTTCACAAAGTGTATTTGATACTAATCCAAATTTACCACCTGAAATGGGCGCTATGCAAGATATAGTAAAAGTTATTGGTGTGGGTAATAAAAAAGTTAAAAAAGAAATGAAAGTAAAAGATGCAAGAATAGCTCTAGCTCAAGAAGCAAGTGAGAAAATTCTTGATATGGAAAGTATTAAAGGCGAGGCTTTAAGAAGAGCTGAAAATGAAGGGATTATTTTTATCGATGAGATAGATAAGGTAGCAGTTTCAAGCTCAAATTCAAACCGCCAAGATCCAAGCAAAGAAGGAGTGCAAAGAGATTTGCTTCCAATAGTTGAAGGTAGCACTATACAAACTAAATTTGGTCCTTTAAAAACTGATCATATTTTATTTATTGCAGCAGGTGCTTTTCATCTAAGTAAGCCAAGTGATTTAATCCCTGAACTTCAAGGGCGTTTTCCTTTGAGAGTTGAGCTTGATTCATTAGATGAGGATGCTTTATATGCTATTTTAACAAGACCTAAAAATTCATTGCTAACGCAGTATATTGAGCTTTTAAAAACTGAAAATGTAGAGCTTGTTTTTGAAGATGAGGCTATTAGAGAAATAGCAAAAATAGCAAGTAAGGCTAATGAAGAAATGCAAGATATTGGTGCAAGACGCTTACATACAGTAGTGGAAAAACTTTTGGAAGATATTAGTTTTGAAGCAGATGAATATGCAGGTAAAGTATATAAAATAGATGATTTTAAAGTGCAAGTTAAACTTGGAGATATCATAGAAAATAAAGATTTAGCTAGGTATATCTTGTGAAAAGCGGCTTTATAAGCATAGTGGGTAGAACTAATGCGGGAAAAAGTTCTATCCTAAATTCTTTGTTGGAAGAAAAAGTGGCTATGGTTTCTCATAAGCAAAATGCTACAAGAAGAAAAATTAATGCGATCATAATGCATGAAAACCATCAGCTTATTTTTATAGATACGCCAGGTTTGCACGCAAGTTCTAAAGCTATGAATCAACTTATGATTGATTTAGCGATTAAAAGCATTGCTGATTGTGATGTGATTTTATTTGTAGCTAGTATTTATGATGATATTAAAGATTATGAAAATTTTTTAAGTTTAAACCCTAAAGTGCCACATATAGTATTAATCAATAAGGTTGATTTGGTAAAAAAAGAAGTTTTGCTTAAAAAATTAAGCGAGTATTCTCAGTTTAGCTCGCATTTTAGTGCTATTATCCCCTATTCTGCTAAGCAAAAATTTTATAAAAAAATTCTTTTAGATGAGATGATTAAGTATTTGCCCAAGCACCCGTATTATTTTGATCCTGAGTTTATTACTACTACAAATGAAAAGGATATTTATAGAGATTTTATCTTAGAAGCCATATATGAAAATTTAAGTGATGAAATTCCTTATAGCACTGAAGTCAAAATAGAAAAAATCAAAGAACTAGAGCAAATTTATTATATCAATGCCACTATCATTACAGATAGTAATTCTCACAAAGGAATGATATTAGGTAAAGATGGTGCTACAATTAAGCGTATAGGTAAGGAAGCTAGAGTGAAAATAGAAAAATTAGCACAAAAAAAGGTAATGTTAAAACTGTTCGTTCAGCTTGAGAAAAATTGGCACAAAAACGAGCAAAACCTTAAGAAAATACTTTATGATGGGTAAGAAAACTATTCTAAAAGATTTTCTTGCTTATGAAAAGCTTTTGTATATTAAATTTGCAAATCCTATTAGCGAAGATGAAATTTTAAAAAAGAGTTTTGAAGAGCTTGGTCTTAAAGATGATTTTTCTTATAAGTTAAAGTATTTTCAAGATAAATCTTTTACTCATGTATTTTTGTGCAAATATGAAGATATTCTAGATATTGATTATATAATCCCAGAACCCCTACTTTTTGAAGTGTATTTTAAAAATAATACAAATAGTGAAAATCTTGCATTATTGTTTAAGGAAAAATACATAGTTTTAGTGGAGTATTTAGGATATGAATTTCAAAATTGTAAAGTTATACCATTAAATGTTTATGATAAAAAATATGAAGAAAAATTAAAAAATACCTATAAGCACATTATAAGCATAGATGATACTCAAAATCTTAGCAGTTTTGATAAATTTAATAGTAATATTTTTTATCAAAAATTGTTAAAAAATTGGGATCAATTCAAGATTAATTTTACCAACAAAGAAAAAATAAATCATTTAAAATCTTTTAGTTTTAAGATTTTATTGGCTTTTGTTTGTGGAGTTTTATTAGCTTTAGCTTATCCTTTATATTTATATATACAAAAATCATTTTATGAAAATGAGAAAATAAAATATGAAAATTTAATAAAAAATCAAGATGTTATTTTAGAACAGATAAAAATAAATCAAAAACAAAATCAAGAACTTAAAAAACTACAAGAAGAAAATGAGTTAAAGGTTGATTTGTTGCAAAAATTTTATACAAATACACTTTGTTATAAAGATTTTTATGATTTTTTAAGAGTTTTAAATTCTCATCAAGCTTATATAGAAGCTTTACATGTTAAAAATAATGATTTTATTATAGAACTTAAAAATGACTATGAATTTTATGAAGATCTTAAAAAATATCATTTTGTATTAAAAAATAAAGAAATTAATCATGGAAAAATTACTCTTGTTTTTGAAAAATCTTTATAAAAATTTAGAAAATATCTTTACTAGGTTATCTGGGCGTGAATTTGTATTGTCTTTGATAGTTGTTTTTGTTTTTGGTTTTTTCATGGTTTATATGGGTGTTTTTGACTATTTTGAAAAACAAATGAAGTTGTCAAAAGATGAACTATATGTTTTACAAACAAAATACGAGCAAAAACAAGAAGTGATTTCTGATTTAAAAGAAGATGAAAATATATCTTATAATGATCGCTCGTTTTTAAGCATAAATAAAGATTATCAAAGTATTTTAAAGGATATAGAAAAGAATCTTATTGGGGTGCAATCTTTGCAAATTCAAAGCTATAAAAATCAAGATGGATATTTTGCTTATTATGAATTAAGATTAAGTTTTGTTGGCGATTTTATTTTTTTAATGCAATTTTTACAAAAACTAGATCCATATATAAAAGTTAAAAATTTAGAACTTGTAAAATATGAAAATAAATTAAAAATTACACTAAATCTTATTTTTGCTCTGGTATAAAAATAATTTTTTTGGTAGAATTTATCTAAACATGGCAAGCGATCGCTTCTTTTGAAGAGGAAAGTCCGAGCTGCAATAAGACAAAGATTCCATCTAATGGATGGCTAGGGTAACCTAAGGGAAAGTGCAACAGAAAGAAAACTACCATATTTTATATGGAAAAGGTGAAACGGTAGAGTAAGAGCCTACCAGTAGCTTTGGTAACAAAGCTAGCTATGTAAACCCAATCTGCAGCAAGAAGGGGTGGTTTTAGTCTTATAATATAACCCTTCGCTTGAACTTGTTTGCAAAAACAAGTCTAGATAAATGATCGCTCTTGACAGAACTCGGCTTATAGCCATGTTTTACTTCATATAAGCAGAAGCTTTTTTGAGTTTTTGTAAATTAATAGCTACTTCATCTTGCTTTTTTTTCATGAAAGCTATTGCTTCATTAGTAAGTGCTAAAGCCTCATTAGGATAATCTTTAAAATCAGGTTTTTCGATGAGTTTAACTATTTTTTCCACATCTTCAGTATATACAGCTAGTTTAAATTCATCTATCCACTTTTTTTCGCTCATTTTTGATGTACTTCCCTCCAAGCTTCTAATAAGCCTTTTACTACATTTATTACTTCATCTACTCTAGCCTCATTGTTTTCTATATTGGCTAAAGAAAGAAGTTGTAATTCTCTAGTGTATAAACCACTTAGATAATGTGCCACATCTCCACCTTTTTCATAGTCAAGACAATTGATAAGTTCTATAAAAATAGCACTGGCTCTTTTTACATAATACACTCTTTCTTCAATATTTTCATTTTGTATGGCTATTTTTATTCTACTAGCAAAGCGTAAAATTCCTCCGTATAGCATTTCTATAAGTTTTTCTTGAGATTCTACACCTGCTTGACTTTGTGAATATGCATTGTAAACTGCACTATTTACCATTTAAATCCTTTCCTGTTTTAAGAATTTTGATTATTTGCTGCATTAATCATATTAGCAATAACGCTTGCTTGATTATTTAATTTAGAAATAATACTATCATACGCTGCCCATGTTGACCACATAGTGTCATATTTTGTATCAATAGAGCTTTTTGTATTTTCTATGGTTTCATTTAAATTCTTTGATTCTTTTGTTAAGGAAGCTTTATATCCACCAAAAGATCCTTCAGAACTCATCATTTCTCTCATAGTATTTTTTAAGACACCAAAAGTTCCAGTTTCTTCTTTCCAATTTGAATACATAGTTTTAGGACTTAAGCCAAATTGCTTTAAAAAATCTTCTTTGCCTTGAATTTCCAAATCACTCCCTGAAGTTCCTTTGATTTTAAATTGAATTTTTTGATCAGAACTTCCCTGATTAATAATCTCAAAGCTAGCTTCTAAACCCTCTATTCCAAAACTATTAATATGATCTATAAGATTTTGAGCCATTTCCTCATCAGTATCTCCCGTTAATATAAATGGATCTCCGTTTTTAGTTTTGGTTAAATCTATAGTTTCATCATTATATATAATTTTAAATTCAGAATCAGTAAAATCAATTCCGCTTGGATTGTCTTTTGCAAAACCCCCAACTTTTTCCCCACTTAAGTTTATATCTTCAAAACCATTGCTTCCTACAAAAAATCTTTCAGCCATCTCTGGATCTTCACTAAATTTGGTATTAAATTTAGAAGAATCAAAAGTCATAGTTCCATTAGATATAGTAAGCCCATAATCAGCCAAAGACAAACTAACTTTAGATGATATTTTCGTCCCTTCTGAAGTGTCGCTATCACCAACTGTTATAGTTCCATCTACAGTGATAGTTTTTAGTAATATATTATTAATTTCTGATTTTATGTTATAGATTGAACTTACACCTACAAAATTTCCTTTTGTTCCCGCATCAGGGTCGTATTTTGTAGCTGCTGTGATATTCAACATTAAATCATTATAGGCAGTTGCTAAATTTTGTAAAGATTCTGAAATAGCAGCAGTATCTTGAGTAATATTAAAGCTAATTTCACCTTTTTGCTTTAATTCTAAAGTAGCATCAGGAGCTATATCTGTAATGGTATTAGTTGGTCTAGTCATTTTAACACCATCAACGCTAAAAATAGCATCCATACCTTTTTGTATATGGTTTTCATTATCTGCTTTTACATTATAACCTTGTGGAGTACTAGTATCTAAAGTGATTCCAAATTTACTGCTTAATAAATTTGTAGCCTTTTCATCTCTAGTGTAATTTGTTTGATCGATGTTACCATCTTCATCTACTGCATAACCACCATCAAAAATACCAAGTTCAGCACCATTAGTCGTTTTAAATGTTGCTGCACCATCTTTTAATTCAAGATTAACTTTACCATTAGTTTTTTTGCTAATTTGCTCGGCTAAACTTTCATAGGTAGTATTTTCATCAATATCTATGGTGTATTTATCATAATTATCACCATTTTTAACCACAAAAGTTAAAGAAGTTTTTTCTCCAGGGTTGAGAAGTTTATCAGAGGTTTGACCACTTATATTCCCACTAATTTGTGTCTTATCCGAATTTCCTTGTTCTCTAAAACCAAACAAACCGCCAGCACTAATGCTATTTTTATCAAGTTCCCAACCTAAACCTTTTAAAAGATCTTCATTGCCTGAAAAAGAAATATTATTTTGAGTTCCTGTATCTTTGCTTTGCACAACTAGTCGATATGGATTTTCTCTATCTCCGGTATTGACTATTTTAGCTTCTACCTTACCTCCTGTTGCAGAATTTATTTTTTCAGCAAGTTGAGCTACAGTTGTGCTTTGATCTATATCAATTTTATATTCTTTTCCATTTTGAGTTATGGTAAAAGAAGTATTTCCTCCTTGCAATCCTAAACTTTGCATAACAGAAGAAGTTTTATCTTTAAAACCATTGCTTTGATAAACATCTTTTTGAGCAAGTTGATCCACAATAACTTTCATATTGGTAAGATTAGATAAAGATCCTACGGTTAAACTAGCAGCAGCACTATCGCCACTTACACTAGGAGAAACTTTTTTTTGATTAAATTGTGTTGCATCGCCAAGACTATTTACAGCAGTTTGAAATGCAAGTAGTTTAGCTTCAAGTTCTGCTAAGTCTTTTTGTCTTAAACCGTTAGTTTCAAGTTGCGAATTATAAAATTTCAAATTCGCATTCATTTCCGCCTCTTTAAGTTTATTTAGCGTATCACTTGTTAAAACACCTGAACCTATCCCTAAGCTTCCTAAACTACCTACTGCCATGATTAACTCTCCTTATCAAAAATAGTACCTATAACACCTTTAAAATGTTCTATTAATTTCATTGCTTCTTCACTAGGAATTTTACGTATCAGCTTTCCAGTATCTTTTTCAGTTACATTTATATACATTTCATTAATTTTATCATTAAATGCAAAACGAACATTTGTTCCTAGTGTTTCCATTTGGTTATTAAGTTTTTCTGTTGCATTTTTTAGTTTTTCATTTAAATTCTCATCTTGATTATTTAAATTAACTTGTTGCTTATTCTCTTGAGGTGCTTTTTCAATACTTTTTGTATTAAAATGAGTTACATTTGCATCTCTTTGAATATTGTTTCCAATGTCCATTTTAAACTCCTTTTTAAAAGACTTTAAAATACTCTATCGACATAATTTTAAAAAACTTAATATTTAGATTAAAAATCTATATTTTCTTGATAAGCAAAAAGTGTTCTCAAAAAGTTTAAAATTAAAAAATTTCAAACTTTTTGAATAATTTTTCATCATTTGGAAGTAAATTTTTAGCAATAAGTCTATCTATAACTTCTTTGGAGCAATTTGTCATTAAAGGCCATTCTTTATGGTAATCTTCTAATAATCCTTTATTTGTCGCATCGATTGCAATGCAATCTTTTTTAATAAATATATCTCTTTTTGCATCAATATTATTTACCACGCGCCAAATTAGCATATAAGGATTTTCTAAAATAGCATCTATATCCAAGAAAACTAAGATTCTAAAATGTTTTTTACAAGTTTGTAATTTTTCAAAAATTTGAGTAATTTTTTCTTTTTTATCAATTAAAATTACACAAATTGGAGCAAAGGTTTGGGTGTAAAACTGCTTTAATTTTAAAATACTTTGATCTTTTTCTTTAAAAAGCGAAAGCAAGGTTTCATCGCTTAGAATTTCAAGCTCGACTTTTTTCTCATCACCACACGCATCAAGCCCTGCTTTACCACCATAACAATAAGTACTTGAAGCATGATCAAGCTGATCGCAAATTCCTTCACTAATAAGTAATTTTTCTTCATCAAAACGATTAAGTATATAAGGTATGAGTTTGTCATAATCTTGCAAGTAAGGTGCATTTTCATCAACAAAAATAGCATGTTTTACAAAACTCATTTGCCCTACTCCCCAAAAAGTATGCATGACTTGTTTTGCATGAGCTGGGTATTTTGCTTCTATTTTAGCCAAGATTAGATTATGAAAAACCCCGTTTTCAGGCATGTTATAATCTATCAAATCAGGCGCGTTTGTCTGAAGTAAAGGTAAAAAAATTCTTTCTGTGCCAAGCCCCATGTATTTATCTTCTAAAGGTGGTTTTCCCACAACAGTAGCTTGATAAATCGCATTTTTTTTAGCAAAGATTTTTTCTACTTTTAAAATAGGACAAAGCTCAATCGGAGTGTAAAAACCCGTATGATCTCCAAAAGGTCCCTCAGGTGCAAATTCATTTGGATCTACAAAGCCTTCAATCACAAAATCACTATCATAAGGCACATAAAGATGATTGCTTTTACATTTTGCCAAAATTACAGGTTTTTTCTTGATAAAACCATAAAGTAAAAGTTCAAAAATTCCTTTTGGTAAAGGTGCTTGAGCACACCAAATATATAAAGGATCTCCACCTATAGCTATGCTTACTGGCATTTTTTGATTTGCTTTTTTATACTCATGAAAAAAATGGCTCGCATCTTTATGAATTTGCCAATGCATAAGCAAGGTTTTTTCATCAACCACTTGCAAGCGATACATTCCAAGATTATTTTGTTTTCCATCTAAGCTTTGAGTGTAAACTTGCCCCATGGTAATAAAAGGCGCAGCGTCTTTTTCCCAAGTTTTTAAAATAGGCATATCATATAAAGAATTTAAGCTTTTGTAGTTAAATTCTCCATCTTTTTTAATGCGTTTTGGTGGGATATTTTTTAAATCAAGTAAGGTTTTGAAAAAATTTAATTTTGCTCCAAAACTTTGTGGTATATGCATTTTAAGTAAAGAACTAATTTCTTTAGCTACTTCCTCATAGTCTTTCCCAAATGCCAAATTTAAAGCTTTTTTATTACAAAAAGTATTTAAAAGTACGGGATAATCGTATTTTTTACCATTTTTTACTGCATTAGTAAAAAGTAAGGCTTTTGAATCTTCTTTTTTAACTTCTATATAAGCTAAATGTGCCATTTCAAGATCAACATCAACAGGTTCATGGATGGTTTTTAATAAATTATTTTTTTCTAAAAGCTCTATGAATTTTTGCATTTATATCATACTCTCTGCTTCTTTTAAAATTTCTTTTGCGCCTTTTGCTATCATTTCTTTAGCTAAAAGCTCGCCTGTATTTGCGTAATCTTGTTTATTAATCACTCTTTTTTCTTTGAGAATTTTACTTGCATCAGGTAAGCCTACTATGGCGCGAATTTCTATTTTTTCATCAATGATTTTTGCATTAATTCCTATAGGTACTTGGCAGCCACCTTCTAGAGTTTTTATAAAATCTCTTTCTATATGGGTTTCTATGAAGGCATTTTCGTCATTTAAGCATTCAAGGTATTTTAAAATTTTCTTATCATCAATGCTTTCTATGCCTAAGGCTCCTTGGGAAGCAGCAGGTATCATCTCATCAAGTTCAAAAGCCCTAATGTATTTTATTTCTTTATCCAAACCTAAGCGTTTAATACCAGCTAAAGCTAAAATAATAGCGTCAAATTCTTTGGCTTTAAGTTTTTCTAAGCGTGAGTTAATATTACCTCTTAGAGAAATGATGTTTAAATCAGGTCTTAGTGCTAAAAGTTGCATTCTTCTTCTAAGACTTGTTGTACCTACTTTTGCACCTTTTGGAAGGGCATTTAAGTCTTCATAATATTCACTCAAAAAAGCATCATTTACTACCTCTCTTTTTGAAATAGCAGCTAAAACCAAACCTTTTGGGAAAAAACTAGGC of Campylobacter lari contains these proteins:
- the hemC gene encoding hydroxymethylbilane synthase: MQLIIATRKSQLALWQSEYIKNKLSQTHSELEISLEGFKTKGDVLLDSPLAKIGGKGLFTKELEESMLRGDSHLAVHSLKDVPSFFPKGLVLAAISKREVVNDAFLSEYYEDLNALPKGAKVGTTSLRRRMQLLALRPDLNIISLRGNINSRLEKLKAKEFDAIILALAGIKRLGLDKEIKYIRAFELDEMIPAASQGALGIESIDDKKILKYLECLNDENAFIETHIERDFIKTLEGGCQVPIGINAKIIDEKIEIRAIVGLPDASKILKEKRVINKQDYANTGELLAKEMIAKGAKEILKEAESMI